One window from the genome of Nicotiana tomentosiformis chromosome 5, ASM39032v3, whole genome shotgun sequence encodes:
- the LOC104094758 gene encoding pentatricopeptide repeat-containing protein At1g33350 → MLLGQNLYQDILVNLDKCKSLALLKQLQGHLITTGHGQTQLYAFKLVRFCTITLSNLHYARLIFNYLNFPNVYLYTAMITSYTSVQDHTSSLLLYREMVRNGLSRPNHFVFPIILKSFPEVIKSYGIEMAHTHIDKMGFGKYPVVQTALLDVYSRSSSDIRVARQLFDEITDRNVVSWTAMISGYTRVGQMGDAILLFEEVPQCVRDTPSWNSIIAGCTQNGLFSEAISFLRRMIVEEGMVQWNKPNDVTFACVLAACGHTGMLQLGKCIHGYVYRNSVHLNSLTLNALIDMYGKCGSLKEARYLFDKANRGSLTCWNSMINCLALQGHWEGAIGVFKDMLQHGDDLKPDSVTFIGLLNACTHGGLVQEGLSYYDLMTRVYGINPEIEHYGCLVDLHGRAGRFEEIMEIVRKMHIAPDAVIWGTLLNGCKIHGRIDLAEYALKNLISIDPNNGSYYSMLANLYGELGKWEEVRKIRKILNQQNAYKARGCSWIELDNQVHQFYSVDKSHPRMEEIYSILECLVDAH, encoded by the coding sequence ATGCTACTCGGACAAAATCTATATCAAGACATCCTAGTTAATCTAGATAAATGCAAGAGTCTTGCTCTACTCAAGCAATTGCAAGGCCATCTCATTACCACTGGTCATGGCCAAACGCAGCTTTATGCGTTCAAGCTTGTTCGTTTCTGCACCATCACTCTCTCAAACCTCCATTATGCTCGCTTAATCTTCAATTACCTTAATTTTCCCAATGTTTACCTTTATACTGCGATGATTACTTCATACACTTCCGTTCAAGATCATACATCATCTCTTTTGTTATACCGTGAAATGGTTCGTAATGGCTTGTCAAGGCCTAACCATTTTGTATTCCCTATAATCTTAAAGTCTTTCCCTGAAGTTATAAAGTCTTATGGGATTGAGATGGCGCATACCCATATTGACAAAATGGGTTTTGGAAAATACCCTGTTGTTCAGACAGCTCTATTGGATGTTTATTCAAGGTCTTCGTCTGATATTAGAGTTGCACGGCAACTGTTTGATGAAATTACTGACAGGAATGTGGTTTCATGGACTGCAATGATATCGGGATATACTAGAGTTGGGCAAATGGGGGATGCTATTTTGCTTTTTGAAGAAGTTCCTCAGTGTGTAAGAGACACTCCCTCTTGGAATTCCATAATTGCGGGGTGTACACAAAATGGGTTGTTTTCTGAGGCCATTTCATTTTTAAGAAGAATGATTGTTGAGGAAGGTATGGTTCAATGGAATAAGCCTAATGATGTTACATTTGCGTGTGTACTTGCTGCTTGTGGGCATACCGGAATGCTTCAGCTCGGAAAATGCATTCATGGATATGTGTATCGGAATAGTGTTCATTTGAATTCGCTTACTTTGAATGCTCTCATTGATATGTATGGAAAATGCGGGAGTTTGAAAGAAGCAAGATATCTTTTTGATAAGGCTAATAGAGGGAGTTTGACATGTTGGAATTCTATGATCAATTGTTTGGCCCTTCAAGGTCATTGGGAAGGTGCTATTGGAGTTTTCAAAGATATGTTGCAACATGGCGATGATTTAAAACCTGATTCAGTGACTTTTATTGGCTTGTTGAATGCTTGTACTCATGGAGGGTTGGTTCAAGAGGGGCTTAGTTATTATGACTTAATGACTAGGGTATACGGAATTAACCCTGAAATTGAACATTATGGGTGTTTAGTTGATCTTCATGGACGAGCAGGTCGGTTTGAGGAAATTATGGAAATTGTTAGAAAGATGCACATAGCTCCAGATGCAGTTATATGGGGTACCTTGCTTAACGGCTGCAAAATTCATGGGCGTATTGACTTGGCTGAATATGCACTTAAAAACTTGATTAGTATTGATCCAAATAATGGTAGTTATTACTCTATGCTAGCTAATTTATATGGGGAGTTGGGGAAGTGGGAAGAGGTTCGAAAAATAAGGAAGATCCTAAATCAGCAGAATGCTTATAAAGCTCGTGGTTGCAGTTGGATTGAGCTTGATAACCAAGTTCATCAGTTCTATTCAGTAGACAAATCTCACCCTAGAATGGAAGAGATATACTCAATTTTGGAATGTTTGGTTGATGCGCATTAG
- the LOC138892584 gene encoding uncharacterized protein, with the protein MAQPASSTATTSAAPPAARGTPTPAGRGAARSGAQSSGGSDCFYAIRGSQNSEASPDVVTVSSEGIKADPTQKISVVKNWPRPTTPTEIRSFLGLAGYYRKFVEGYSTRASPLIKLTQKAIKFQWSDACEKSFQELKARLTMASVLTLPEGIDGFVRPLAKEVHRLSSLVIRLADSSEGGVIVQNRVESSLVVEVKEKQYNDPLLVQLKEGIHKHNTMALSLSMNDGTLRYQGRLCVPNVDGLRERTMTEVHTSRYSVHPGSTKMYHDLKEVYWWNDMKRNVEDFVARCPNCQ; encoded by the exons atggcacagccagccagttctacAGCTACTACATCTGCAGCACCTCCtgcagctcgaggcactccaacacccgcagggcgtggtgcagctaggagTGGAGCACAGAGTTCAGGAGGATCTGACTGTTTCTATGCTATTAGGGGTAGCcaaaattcagaggcttctccagatgttgtcacag tttctagtgagggaattaaggctGATCCCACTCAGAAAATTTCAgtggtgaagaattggccgaggcctacaactccaacagagattcgcagtttcttaggcttagctggatattacagaaagtttgtggaggggtatTCTACTCGTGCCTCTCCATTGattaaattgacgcagaaggcaattaagttccaatggtcagatgcttgtgaaaagagtttccaggaattgaaagcaagattgactatggcatcggtgttgactctaccagagggtatagatggatttgtg aggccattagccaaggaagttcaccgattgtcTAGTTTGGTaattcgtcttgcggactctagtgaaggaggggtaattgtgcaaaatagagttgaatcatcgcttgttgtggaagtcaaagagaagcaatacaacgatccattgttggtgcagttgaaagaggggattcataagcaTAATACCATGGCCCTTTCTCTTAGCatgaatgatggtacactaaggtaccaagggcgactctgtgttccaaatgtggatggtctccgggaaagaactATGACTGAAgttcacacttctaggtattccgtgcatccaggctctacaaaaatgtatcatgatcttaaggaagtctattggtggaatgatatgaagaggaatgtggaggactttgtggcaagatgtccgaattgtcagtaA